One Sphingomonas sp. SUN039 genomic window carries:
- a CDS encoding thymidylate synthase — protein MHAYHDLLRRILDTGVRQDDRTGVGTLSVFGHQMRFDLSAGFPLVTTKKLHVRSIFIELLWFLRGETNNNWLKDRKVGIWDEWAREDGELGPIYGKQWRDWESADGRHIDQIKLLIDQIRGTPASRRQIVSAWNPGELDRMALAPCHCLFQTHVANGKLSLQLYQRSADVFLGVPFNIASYALLTHLLADQCGLAVGEFVWTGGDCHLYSNHLDQARLQLTREPYPLPKLVLKRRADSIDGYEYEDFAVEGYEAHPHIKGEVAV, from the coding sequence ATGCACGCCTATCACGACCTTCTCCGCCGCATCCTCGACACCGGCGTTCGCCAGGACGACCGCACCGGCGTGGGCACGCTGAGCGTGTTCGGGCACCAGATGCGATTCGACCTGAGCGCCGGATTTCCGCTGGTCACGACCAAGAAGCTGCACGTCCGGTCGATCTTTATCGAGCTGCTGTGGTTCCTGCGCGGCGAGACCAACAACAACTGGCTCAAGGACCGCAAGGTCGGCATTTGGGACGAATGGGCGCGCGAGGACGGCGAGCTCGGCCCGATCTACGGCAAGCAATGGCGCGACTGGGAAAGCGCCGACGGGCGGCATATCGACCAGATCAAGCTGCTGATCGACCAGATCCGGGGCACGCCCGCCAGCCGCCGTCAGATCGTCAGCGCGTGGAACCCAGGCGAGCTCGACCGCATGGCGCTCGCGCCGTGCCACTGTCTGTTCCAGACCCATGTCGCGAACGGCAAATTGTCGCTGCAACTCTACCAGCGCTCGGCGGACGTATTTCTGGGCGTCCCGTTCAACATCGCCAGCTACGCGCTGCTGACGCATCTGCTCGCCGATCAATGCGGGCTGGCGGTCGGCGAGTTCGTCTGGACCGGCGGCGATTGCCACCTGTATTCGAACCATCTGGACCAGGCGCGGTTGCAACTGACCCGCGAACCCTATCCGTTGCCGAAACTGGTGCTGAAACGCCGCGCCGACAGCATCGACGGCTACGAGTATGAGGATTTTGCCGTCGAGGGCTATGAGGCGCACCCGCATATCAAGGGCGAGGTGGCGGTTTGA
- a CDS encoding threonine synthase has translation MRTDANLTTDRATFVTHLECSETGQRYEADIVHGLSRAGKPLLVRYDLSGVAGALTKTALAERPRDMWRWRELLPVRETSDIVSLGECETPLVDLPKLGKRHGARAPIVKDEGRLPTGSFKARGLVMAVSMAKAFGIKRIAMPTNGNAGAAMAAYCAHAGIEAFVFAPDDTPEINLREIALQGAKVWRVNGLIGDCGAIVGAGKEPMGWFDFSTLKEPYRIEGKKTMGLELVEQLDWEVPDVIFYPTGGGTGLIGMWKAFAELEAIGLIGPERPRMVAVQASGCAPIVRAYEAGARHAEKWEDAATVAAGIRVPGAIGDFLILDAVRESDGFAIAVGDPAIMAARDRIAREDGLLLCPEGAATAAAWEVAVDTGLIEDTDRCVLFNCATGLKYPMPEANVTLDRFAPVDWGALSE, from the coding sequence ATGCGTACCGATGCCAATCTGACGACCGACCGCGCGACCTTCGTCACGCATCTCGAATGCTCGGAGACCGGTCAGCGCTACGAAGCAGACATCGTCCACGGCCTGTCGCGCGCGGGCAAGCCGTTGCTCGTCCGCTACGACCTGTCTGGTGTCGCCGGTGCGCTCACCAAAACGGCACTCGCCGAGCGCCCGCGCGACATGTGGCGCTGGCGCGAGTTGCTGCCTGTCCGCGAGACTTCCGATATCGTCTCGCTCGGCGAATGCGAAACACCGCTGGTCGACTTGCCGAAACTAGGCAAACGCCACGGGGCGCGGGCACCGATTGTGAAGGACGAAGGCCGCCTGCCGACGGGCTCGTTCAAGGCACGCGGGCTCGTGATGGCGGTATCGATGGCGAAAGCTTTCGGTATCAAGCGCATTGCGATGCCGACCAACGGCAACGCGGGTGCCGCCATGGCCGCCTATTGCGCGCACGCCGGGATCGAGGCGTTCGTGTTTGCGCCCGACGACACTCCCGAAATCAACCTGCGCGAGATTGCGTTGCAGGGTGCAAAGGTCTGGCGGGTCAACGGCCTGATCGGCGATTGCGGCGCGATTGTCGGCGCGGGCAAGGAGCCGATGGGCTGGTTCGACTTCTCGACGCTCAAGGAACCGTACCGGATCGAGGGCAAGAAGACGATGGGCCTCGAACTGGTCGAACAGCTCGATTGGGAGGTGCCCGATGTCATTTTCTATCCGACCGGCGGCGGCACCGGCCTGATCGGCATGTGGAAAGCCTTTGCCGAGCTGGAGGCCATCGGGCTGATCGGCCCCGAACGCCCGCGCATGGTCGCGGTGCAGGCCTCGGGCTGCGCGCCCATCGTGCGGGCGTATGAAGCGGGCGCACGCCATGCCGAGAAATGGGAGGATGCCGCGACGGTGGCGGCGGGCATCCGCGTGCCGGGTGCCATCGGCGATTTCCTGATCCTCGACGCGGTCCGCGAATCGGACGGCTTCGCCATCGCGGTCGGCGACCCCGCGATCATGGCGGCCCGCGACCGCATCGCGCGCGAGGACGGCTTGCTGCTCTGTCCCGAAGGCGCGGCGACCGCGGCGGCGTGGGAAGTCGCGGTCGACACCGGCCTGATCGAAGACACCGACCGCTGCGTGCTGTTCAACTGCGCGACGGGGCTGAAATACCCGATGCCGGAGGCGAACGTGACGTTGGATCGGTTTGCGCCGGTCGATTGGGGTGCACTCTCAGAATAG
- a CDS encoding nicotinic acid mononucleotide adenylyltransferase, protein MSLAALDALGLDEVWWLVSPGNPLKPAKGMGPLDARLGAARAMARRSRIRPTAIEAQLRTRHTIDTVRKLVRRFPKRRFVWIMGADIIGEFHRWRDWRRLSSLVPIAVVVRPGYTGLVGASPASAWLRRFVRHLGEPNDWTRWRPPALVLLHVRPDPTSATAIRRASPDWYRQFSNQAATRAALKRRLP, encoded by the coding sequence ATCAGTCTCGCGGCTTTGGACGCGCTGGGTCTCGACGAGGTCTGGTGGCTGGTGTCGCCCGGCAATCCGCTCAAGCCCGCCAAGGGTATGGGCCCCCTCGACGCGCGGCTCGGCGCAGCGCGCGCGATGGCTCGCCGCAGCCGCATTCGTCCGACCGCGATCGAGGCGCAGCTCCGCACCCGCCATACCATCGATACTGTCCGCAAGCTCGTCCGCCGCTTTCCCAAACGACGCTTCGTCTGGATCATGGGGGCCGACATTATCGGCGAATTCCACCGCTGGCGCGACTGGCGGAGGCTCAGCAGCCTGGTGCCGATTGCGGTTGTGGTCCGTCCGGGCTATACGGGGCTGGTCGGCGCAAGTCCTGCGTCGGCGTGGCTCAGGCGTTTCGTCCGGCACCTGGGCGAGCCGAATGACTGGACGAGGTGGAGACCGCCGGCGCTCGTGCTCCTGCATGTCCGTCCCGATCCGACGTCCGCCACGGCGATCCGCCGGGCCTCGCCCGACTGGTATCGCCAATTCTCCAACCAAGCTGCCACCCGCGCCGCGCTGAAGCGACGCTTGCCATGA
- a CDS encoding dihydrofolate reductase: MITLIVARAENGVIGRDGKLPWHLPADLKRFKALTMGKPMIMGRKTFESLPGLLPGRRHIVLTRGGWSAHGAEVAHDVEYALELAGPDASVIGGAEIFELFADRADRLECTVIWQKFEGDAFFSPDQADWVEVAKEFHPASAGSPAFTFFTMAKRS; this comes from the coding sequence TTGATTACCCTCATCGTCGCGCGCGCCGAAAACGGCGTGATCGGGCGCGACGGGAAACTGCCGTGGCATCTGCCGGCCGATCTGAAGCGGTTCAAGGCGCTGACGATGGGCAAGCCGATGATCATGGGCCGCAAAACCTTCGAGAGCCTGCCGGGCCTGCTTCCGGGGCGGCGACATATCGTGCTGACGCGGGGGGGCTGGTCGGCGCACGGCGCGGAGGTTGCTCATGATGTCGAATATGCGCTCGAACTGGCTGGACCGGATGCATCCGTCATTGGAGGGGCCGAAATATTTGAACTATTTGCAGATCGAGCGGACAGGCTGGAATGCACTGTAATCTGGCAAAAATTCGAGGGCGATGCGTTCTTTTCTCCAGATCAGGCCGATTGGGTCGAGGTCGCAAAAGAGTTTCATCCAGCGTCGGCCGGTAGCCCCGCCTTCACGTTTTTCACTATGGCCAAGCGGAGCTAA
- a CDS encoding bifunctional (p)ppGpp synthetase/guanosine-3',5'-bis(diphosphate) 3'-pyrophosphohydrolase has translation MLRQYELVERVKSYDPDADEALLDRAYVFSMAAHGSQKRASGDPYYSHPIEVAGILTDLHLDDETIATAILHDTIEDTVATHEEIERRFGPAIARMVDGVTKLSKIEAQSENERAAENLRKFLLAMSDDIRVLLVKLADRLHNMRTLHFIKDESKRRRIAKETMDIYAPLAERIGMYEFMNEMQGLAFRELEPDAYASISKRLEQLHAGGGDQIARIGSGLKLLLSRAGIEADVSGREKHPYSIWKKMAERHISFEQLSDVMAFRAIVPDEDACYRALGVIHRRWPTVPGRFKDYISTPKRNGYRSLHTSVIHSEKMRIEIQIRSSEMHAQAEYGYAAHWTYKQGQKRPDVPGRWISDLVEILDNAETPEELLEHTRMAMYQDRIFAFTPKGELFQLPKGATPVDFAYAVHTKLGNEAVGAKINGRVVPLRTPIENGDQVAILKSKAQEPQPAWLNFVVTGKARAAIRRYVRNKERGESVALGRKIYDEIVARLPAQLGKEAQAAALKRLKLADEGALMEAIARRTVTDAQVMDALMPGSAGEDVATAPAQREPISIKGLTPGVAFVLSPCCHPVPGDRIVGLRRPDEPIAVHAIDCPVLASGIDADWVDLAWGDGSEGATAELVAILKNEPGALGVMAGIFGTHKANILNLKLENRDESFHSYRVSLEVSDLHHLTRILAALRAADAVSSAERV, from the coding sequence ATGCTGCGCCAGTACGAACTCGTAGAGCGGGTCAAAAGCTATGACCCCGACGCCGACGAGGCGCTGCTCGACCGCGCGTACGTGTTTTCGATGGCAGCGCACGGCAGCCAGAAACGCGCGTCGGGCGATCCCTATTATTCGCACCCCATCGAAGTCGCGGGCATATTGACCGACCTGCACCTCGACGACGAGACGATTGCGACCGCGATCCTGCACGATACCATCGAGGATACGGTCGCTACGCACGAGGAGATCGAGCGCAGGTTCGGCCCTGCCATCGCGCGCATGGTCGATGGCGTGACCAAGCTCAGCAAGATCGAGGCGCAATCGGAAAACGAGCGCGCGGCGGAAAACTTGCGGAAATTCCTGCTCGCCATGTCCGACGACATCCGCGTGCTGCTCGTCAAGCTCGCCGACCGGCTGCACAATATGCGGACGCTGCATTTCATCAAGGACGAGTCGAAGCGGCGGCGCATCGCCAAAGAGACGATGGATATCTACGCCCCGCTTGCCGAGCGGATCGGCATGTACGAGTTCATGAACGAGATGCAGGGGTTGGCGTTCCGCGAGCTCGAACCCGATGCCTATGCCTCGATCAGCAAGCGGCTCGAACAGCTCCACGCAGGCGGGGGCGACCAGATTGCGCGGATCGGATCGGGGCTCAAGCTGCTGCTCAGCCGCGCCGGGATCGAGGCCGATGTTTCAGGGCGCGAGAAGCACCCCTACTCGATCTGGAAAAAAATGGCCGAGCGCCACATCAGTTTCGAGCAGCTGAGCGACGTGATGGCGTTCCGCGCGATCGTTCCCGACGAAGATGCCTGCTACCGCGCGCTGGGCGTCATCCACCGCCGCTGGCCGACGGTACCGGGACGGTTCAAGGACTATATCTCGACGCCCAAGCGCAACGGCTACCGCTCGCTGCACACGTCGGTCATTCATTCGGAAAAAATGCGGATCGAAATCCAGATCCGCTCGTCCGAAATGCACGCGCAGGCCGAATACGGCTACGCCGCGCACTGGACCTACAAACAGGGGCAGAAGCGCCCTGACGTGCCGGGGCGGTGGATCAGCGATCTCGTCGAAATCCTCGACAATGCGGAGACGCCCGAGGAGCTGCTCGAACACACCCGCATGGCGATGTATCAGGATCGCATCTTCGCCTTCACACCGAAGGGCGAGTTGTTCCAGCTGCCCAAGGGCGCAACACCGGTCGATTTCGCCTATGCGGTGCACACCAAGCTCGGCAACGAAGCAGTCGGCGCGAAGATTAACGGCCGCGTCGTGCCGTTACGCACCCCCATCGAGAACGGCGACCAGGTCGCGATCCTGAAATCGAAGGCACAGGAGCCGCAGCCGGCGTGGCTCAACTTCGTCGTGACCGGCAAGGCGCGCGCGGCGATCCGCCGCTATGTCCGCAACAAGGAACGCGGCGAGAGCGTCGCACTGGGGCGCAAGATTTACGACGAGATCGTTGCCCGCCTGCCCGCGCAGCTCGGCAAGGAAGCACAGGCGGCGGCGCTCAAACGCCTGAAACTTGCCGACGAGGGCGCGCTGATGGAAGCCATTGCGCGCCGCACCGTCACCGACGCGCAAGTCATGGACGCGCTGATGCCGGGGTCGGCGGGCGAGGACGTGGCGACGGCCCCCGCGCAACGCGAACCGATCTCGATCAAGGGGCTGACGCCGGGCGTCGCCTTCGTCCTGTCGCCGTGCTGTCATCCGGTCCCCGGCGACCGCATCGTGGGGCTACGTCGCCCCGACGAACCGATTGCGGTCCACGCCATCGACTGCCCGGTGCTGGCCAGCGGGATCGATGCCGACTGGGTCGACCTCGCCTGGGGCGACGGCAGCGAAGGCGCCACCGCCGAACTGGTCGCGATCCTGAAAAACGAACCCGGCGCGCTGGGCGTGATGGCCGGGATTTTCGGCACGCACAAAGCCAACATCCTCAACCTGAAACTCGAAAACCGCGATGAAAGCTTTCACAGCTATCGGGTGTCGCTGGAGGTCAGCGATCTGCATCACCTGACGCGGATATTGGCGGCGTTGCGTGCGGCGGATGCGGTGAGTTCGGCGGAACGGGTGTAG
- a CDS encoding dipeptidase, translated as MQRLLSWLTLVLGLAAFVFFGLLPPLAESRMNRVTGPQPPQVSARAAALHQTLQIADMHADTLMWRRDLLARGNRGQVDLPRLTQGHVALQILSSVSKTPKGQNYDANGADTDNITLLAIAQGQPVRTWTSLVERSLWHATKLDRFAARSDGSLRAVRTKSDLATLLADRAAGVSVTGAMLSVEGLQDIEGKRANLDRLYDAGFRMAGLTHFFDNEVAGSMHGLKKGGLTPFGIEIVRAMEAKGMVVDIAHCSHICVAEVLKMAKRPVVSSHGGVQATCKVNRNLTDDEIRGVARTGGVVGIGYWDAAVCDTSPAGIVRAIAHVRDLVGIDHVGLGSDYDGAIAARFDTSRLDAITQGLIDAGFSDADIAKVMGGNVLRVLGQVLPD; from the coding sequence ATGCAGCGCCTACTCAGCTGGTTGACCCTTGTACTGGGCCTTGCCGCCTTCGTCTTTTTCGGCCTCCTCCCGCCGCTCGCCGAAAGCCGTATGAACCGCGTCACGGGACCGCAGCCACCGCAGGTTTCCGCCCGCGCAGCCGCGCTCCACCAGACGCTCCAGATCGCCGACATGCATGCCGACACCTTGATGTGGCGGCGCGATTTGCTCGCGCGCGGAAACCGCGGGCAGGTCGATTTGCCGCGCCTGACTCAGGGCCATGTCGCGCTGCAAATCCTGTCATCGGTGTCGAAAACGCCCAAGGGACAGAATTACGACGCGAACGGTGCCGATACCGACAATATCACGTTGCTCGCCATCGCGCAGGGGCAGCCGGTGCGGACATGGACCTCGCTGGTCGAACGATCGCTGTGGCATGCGACCAAGCTCGACCGGTTTGCCGCGCGGTCGGACGGGAGCCTCCGCGCAGTTCGTACGAAAAGTGACCTCGCCACTCTGCTTGCCGACCGTGCCGCCGGGGTGTCGGTGACGGGAGCGATGCTCTCGGTCGAAGGGTTGCAGGACATCGAAGGCAAGCGCGCCAATCTCGACCGGCTCTATGACGCGGGGTTCCGCATGGCGGGGCTGACGCATTTCTTCGACAATGAGGTCGCGGGATCGATGCACGGGCTGAAGAAGGGCGGCCTCACCCCGTTCGGCATCGAAATTGTCCGCGCCATGGAGGCCAAGGGGATGGTCGTCGACATCGCGCATTGCAGCCATATCTGCGTGGCCGAAGTGCTGAAGATGGCGAAACGTCCCGTCGTCTCCTCGCACGGCGGGGTGCAGGCGACCTGCAAGGTCAACCGCAACCTGACCGACGACGAAATCCGCGGCGTGGCGCGGACCGGCGGGGTGGTCGGCATCGGTTACTGGGACGCGGCCGTGTGCGACACCTCGCCTGCCGGGATCGTCCGCGCCATCGCGCATGTCCGCGACCTCGTCGGCATCGATCATGTCGGCCTCGGCAGCGATTACGACGGGGCGATTGCCGCGCGGTTCGACACCTCGCGGCTCGATGCGATCACGCAAGGCCTGATCGACGCCGGGTTCAGCGACGCCGACATTGCCAAGGTCATGGGCGGCAATGTGCTGCGCGTGCTGGGCCAGGTGCTGCCCGATTGA
- a CDS encoding 23S rRNA (pseudouridine(1915)-N(3))-methyltransferase RlmH — protein sequence MKLHIVARGRIGRGSEAELVARYEKRIVWPFAVTELPETGGRVAEPLNPCKTVALDEGGEAMTSVQFAKLLEGWRDSGVREARFLIGAADGLTAAERASADKVLSFGTATWPHLLVRAMLCEQLYRATTIIAGHPYHREG from the coding sequence TTGAAGCTCCACATCGTCGCGCGCGGCCGCATCGGGCGCGGTTCCGAGGCCGAACTGGTGGCGCGCTATGAAAAGCGCATCGTTTGGCCATTTGCGGTGACGGAGTTGCCCGAAACCGGCGGGCGTGTCGCGGAGCCGCTAAACCCGTGCAAAACGGTTGCGCTCGACGAGGGCGGCGAGGCGATGACCTCGGTCCAGTTTGCGAAACTTCTCGAAGGGTGGCGTGACAGCGGGGTCCGCGAGGCGCGCTTCCTGATCGGCGCGGCCGACGGGCTGACCGCCGCCGAGCGTGCAAGCGCCGACAAAGTCCTGAGCTTCGGCACCGCCACTTGGCCGCATCTGCTGGTCCGCGCGATGCTGTGCGAACAACTCTACCGCGCGACGACGATCATCGCCGGACACCCGTACCACCGCGAGGGCTGA
- the rsfS gene encoding ribosome silencing factor, which yields MHAMILAQLDADQAVEAISIPLAGKSSIADHMVIASGRSTRQVASMAAKIAERIKLEFGRQARIEGLPTADWVLIDAGDVIVHLFRPEVRSFYNLERMWAFGDAPTVPTTH from the coding sequence ATGCACGCGATGATCCTCGCGCAGCTCGACGCAGACCAGGCGGTCGAGGCGATCTCGATCCCCTTGGCGGGTAAATCATCGATTGCCGATCATATGGTCATCGCCAGCGGTCGTTCGACCCGGCAGGTCGCATCGATGGCAGCCAAGATCGCCGAGCGGATCAAGCTGGAATTCGGGCGTCAGGCGCGGATCGAAGGGCTGCCGACGGCCGACTGGGTATTGATCGATGCAGGCGATGTGATCGTCCATCTGTTCCGCCCGGAAGTTCGCAGCTTCTATAATCTGGAGCGCATGTGGGCGTTCGGCGATGCGCCGACCGTGCCGACGACGCACTGA
- a CDS encoding polysaccharide deacetylase family protein, with product MDRPIFFDASGKRSRWSKRVVATLLVLIVSATLGFAWTVASVPADRAIYPVGERIQARPLTEQVAHLRHRIGSWLPPTRTGVAKPVSAGFYVPWDPDSRVSLARNIDALDWVVPSVASYTDGGQTRAYTPDAAFHRIIDRTARKPRVLPMIQNAAGDKWDGAGIEAVMRDPARRKALLDWSERVVTLEKGSGAVFDFEELPHGALAPYRQFLREAKARFAPKGWLVTLAVPLDDDDWDLRTFAEVSDRLFLMDYDEHSSTGDAGPIASQDWFVANLKRALAQVPQDKAIVAVGSYAYDWAHGGASDLTAEEAWLAAHDSGATVRFDPASGNSGFSYENAGQVHTVWMLDAASAWNQLRAAKAQGVAGYALWRLGSEDPGYWAAIRALPTGGKPDLSRITPIGNVDVEGSGELLRIEDTPVEGTRTVAFDAAGLIRDQQFARLPTPYAVRRGGDRPGMVALTFDDGPDPTWTPQILNVLEAKKAPATFFVIGENALSQPGLLNRIVAGGSEIGNHSYTHPNMAEVSDRGIELELNATQRLVEAYTGKSMRLFRAPYFGDAEPTTSDELRPAWVAQQRGYLNVGLHADPNDWQRPGVLAIVEQSLKQVENSTPDGSARIVLLHDGGGDRSQTVAALPQIIDGLRAKGYTLVPISTLAGLPPAAVMPPVTGWQLTQVRADIGVFLVVAGLLWTIKWLFFVAIALGIARAVLMAALAVRAWYRGDRADAPPIDPARFVSVLIPAFNEERVIVDSVRRVLASEQVALEILVIDDGSSDATSAVVREAFAGEPRVRLLTLENGGKAKALNRGLTLITGDIVIALDADTRFEPLTVAHLARWFADPAIGAVAGNAKVGNRFNLVTRWQSVEYVTAQNLERRALTQFDAITVVPGAVGAWRRAALDAVGGYPVDTLAEDQDLTIAIQRQGWRIGYDVEAVAWTEAPESFRALAKQRFRWSYGTLQCLWKHRSILKSRKPMGLALVGIPQAWLFQIVFAVISPIIDFALLVSIVGTVLRVEQHGWAQTQSDVLIMALYWIMFTGIDIACGAVAYWLDPRERRYPAHLLVAQRFIYRQLMYGVVLKAVGAALRGPSVGWGKLERSGRVANTAQ from the coding sequence ATGGACCGGCCGATCTTCTTCGATGCGAGCGGCAAGCGTAGCCGCTGGTCGAAGCGCGTTGTCGCCACGTTGCTCGTCCTGATCGTTTCGGCGACCCTCGGTTTCGCCTGGACGGTCGCGTCGGTCCCTGCCGACCGGGCGATCTACCCGGTCGGCGAGCGCATCCAGGCACGGCCGCTGACCGAGCAGGTCGCGCATTTGCGCCACCGCATCGGCAGCTGGCTGCCGCCGACCCGCACCGGTGTCGCCAAGCCCGTTTCTGCCGGGTTCTACGTGCCCTGGGATCCCGACAGCCGCGTATCGCTGGCGCGCAATATCGATGCGCTCGACTGGGTCGTTCCGTCGGTGGCGAGCTATACCGACGGCGGGCAAACGCGCGCCTACACCCCCGACGCCGCCTTTCACCGCATTATCGACCGCACCGCGCGCAAGCCGCGCGTGCTGCCGATGATCCAGAACGCTGCAGGCGACAAATGGGATGGCGCGGGGATCGAGGCAGTCATGCGCGATCCCGCACGGCGCAAGGCGCTGCTCGACTGGAGCGAGCGGGTCGTGACCCTCGAAAAGGGCAGTGGCGCGGTGTTCGATTTCGAGGAGCTGCCGCACGGCGCGCTCGCCCCCTATCGCCAGTTCCTGCGCGAGGCGAAGGCGCGTTTTGCACCCAAGGGCTGGCTGGTCACGCTGGCGGTGCCGCTCGACGACGATGACTGGGATTTGCGCACGTTCGCCGAGGTGTCCGACCGGCTGTTCCTGATGGATTACGACGAACATTCGTCGACCGGCGATGCCGGACCCATCGCGTCGCAGGACTGGTTCGTTGCCAATCTGAAACGGGCGCTCGCCCAAGTGCCGCAGGACAAAGCCATCGTCGCGGTCGGCAGCTATGCCTATGACTGGGCGCACGGCGGCGCATCGGACCTGACGGCAGAAGAAGCATGGCTCGCCGCGCATGACAGCGGCGCGACGGTGCGTTTCGATCCCGCGAGCGGCAATTCGGGTTTTTCCTACGAAAATGCGGGACAGGTCCACACTGTCTGGATGCTCGATGCCGCCAGTGCGTGGAACCAGCTGCGCGCCGCCAAGGCGCAAGGGGTGGCGGGCTATGCGCTGTGGCGGCTGGGCAGCGAGGATCCCGGCTATTGGGCGGCGATCCGCGCGCTCCCGACCGGCGGCAAACCCGACCTGTCGCGGATTACTCCGATCGGCAATGTCGATGTCGAGGGCAGCGGCGAGTTGCTGCGGATCGAAGACACGCCGGTCGAGGGGACGCGGACGGTTGCCTTCGATGCGGCGGGGCTGATCCGCGATCAGCAGTTCGCGCGCCTCCCCACCCCCTATGCGGTGCGGCGCGGCGGCGACCGTCCGGGCATGGTCGCGCTGACCTTCGACGACGGACCCGATCCGACTTGGACACCGCAAATCCTGAACGTCCTCGAAGCGAAAAAGGCGCCCGCGACCTTTTTCGTCATCGGCGAGAATGCACTGTCGCAACCCGGGCTGCTCAACCGCATCGTCGCGGGCGGCAGCGAGATCGGCAACCACAGCTATACCCACCCGAACATGGCCGAAGTCTCCGACCGGGGCATCGAACTCGAACTCAACGCGACCCAGCGGCTGGTCGAGGCGTACACAGGCAAGTCTATGCGGCTGTTCCGCGCGCCCTATTTCGGCGACGCCGAACCCACCACAAGCGACGAGCTGCGCCCCGCATGGGTCGCGCAGCAACGCGGCTATCTGAATGTCGGGCTCCACGCCGACCCCAATGACTGGCAGCGCCCCGGCGTACTGGCAATTGTCGAGCAGTCGCTGAAGCAGGTCGAGAACAGTACGCCCGACGGATCGGCGCGGATTGTGTTGCTCCACGATGGCGGTGGCGACCGGTCGCAGACGGTGGCGGCGCTCCCGCAGATCATCGATGGCCTGCGCGCCAAGGGCTACACGCTGGTGCCGATCTCGACGCTTGCGGGCCTGCCCCCGGCTGCAGTGATGCCGCCGGTGACCGGCTGGCAATTGACGCAGGTGCGCGCCGATATCGGCGTGTTCCTGGTCGTCGCGGGCCTATTGTGGACGATCAAATGGCTGTTCTTCGTGGCAATCGCGCTCGGCATCGCGCGTGCGGTGCTGATGGCGGCCTTGGCGGTACGGGCGTGGTACCGGGGCGACCGTGCGGACGCGCCACCCATCGACCCGGCCCGCTTCGTGTCGGTCCTGATCCCCGCGTTCAACGAGGAACGCGTGATTGTCGATTCGGTGCGCCGTGTGCTGGCGAGCGAGCAGGTCGCGCTCGAAATCCTGGTTATCGACGATGGGTCGAGCGATGCAACCAGCGCGGTGGTGCGCGAGGCGTTTGCCGGTGAACCGCGCGTCCGCCTGCTCACGCTCGAAAACGGCGGCAAGGCCAAGGCGCTGAATCGCGGGCTGACGCTCATCACCGGCGATATCGTCATTGCGCTCGACGCCGATACGCGGTTCGAGCCGCTGACGGTGGCGCATCTCGCACGCTGGTTCGCCGATCCGGCAATCGGTGCCGTCGCGGGCAATGCCAAGGTCGGCAACCGGTTCAACCTCGTCACTCGCTGGCAGTCGGTGGAATATGTGACCGCGCAGAATCTTGAACGCCGCGCGCTGACGCAGTTCGACGCGATCACCGTGGTTCCGGGCGCGGTCGGCGCGTGGCGGCGCGCGGCGCTCGATGCGGTCGGCGGCTATCCGGTCGACACCCTTGCCGAGGACCAGGACCTGACCATCGCGATCCAGCGGCAGGGCTGGCGGATCGGGTACGATGTCGAAGCGGTGGCATGGACCGAAGCGCCCGAAAGCTTCCGCGCGCTCGCCAAGCAGCGCTTCCGCTGGTCGTACGGCACCTTGCAATGCCTGTGGAAGCATCGCAGCATCCTGAAAAGCCGCAAGCCGATGGGCCTTGCGCTCGTCGGCATTCCGCAAGCGTGGCTGTTCCAGATCGTCTTTGCCGTTATTTCGCCGATCATCGATTTCGCCCTGCTGGTCAGCATCGTCGGCACGGTGTTGCGCGTCGAACAGCATGGCTGGGCCCAGACGCAAAGCGATGTGCTGATTATGGCGCTGTACTGGATCATGTTCACCGGCATCGACATCGCCTGCGGCGCGGTCGCCTATTGGCTCGACCCGCGCGAGCGCCGTTACCCCGCGCATCTGCTCGTCGCACAGCGATTTATCTATCGCCAGCTCATGTACGGCGTGGTGCTGAAGGCCGTCGGCGCGGCGCTGCGGGGCCCGAGCGTCGGCTGGGGAAAACTCGAACGCAGCGGACGTGTGGCCAATACGGCACAGTGA